GTGTGGATTTTTCCATAGAAAGAGGTAAGGTTTTAGGAATAGTAGGGGAATCCGGCTGCGGTAAGTCAGTTACCTCCCTTTCTATTATGGGACTTTTAGATAGAAAACGAACAGAAATCAGTGGTAATATAAATTATCAGGGAGATAACCTGCTTCAATATAATGATAAGCAGATGCAGAAAATTAGAGGGAACCGGATATCAATGATATTCCAGGAACCGATGACGGCATTAAACCCCATTTTTACCATTGGTTTTCAGTTAAAGGAAGTTCTTGCGCTTCATAAAGGTATTAAAAATAAAAAAGAAGCAAAGCAGATTTCCTTAGAGATGTTACAGCAGGTAGGAATTCCAAGACCTGAAAAGGTGTTAGAGGAATATCCCCACCAGTTAAGCGGCGGTATGCGGCAACGTGTTATGATAGCCATGTCCTTATTATGTAACCCGGAATTACTGATAGCAGATGAGCCGACTACAGCCTTGGATGTTACTATACAGGCACAGGTATTAGAATTAATAACGGGGCTTAAGAATCAGTTTAATATGGGAGTATTATTTATTACCCATGATTTAGGTGTCATAGCGGAGATGGCAGATGAAGTACTTGTTATGTATGCAGGAAAGGTTGTTGAGCAGGCACCAGTACAGGAACTATTTGATAATCCCCTTCATCCTTATACCAGAGGACTGCTCTCCTCACGGGCAGTTTTATTTCATAAAGGGGAAAAACTTCATTGTATCCCCGGTAAAGTACCGGGACTTACAGATATGCCCATAGGCTGTGCATTCCATCCCAGATGTAATAGTGTCTGTGATGAGTGCAGGGCGAAAGTACCGGAGCTTAAGGAAGTATCTCACAGACATTTTGTAAGATGTTTTCCTGTGCAGAAAGGAGACCTTGGATATGGAATATAAGCAGGCAGAAGAAAAGCCACTTTTAGAAGTGGCAGGCTTAAAGAAGTATTTTCCTATCTACAAAGGGATACTAGCTAAAAAAACCGGTGATATAAAGGCGGTTGATGATATCTCCTTTCATATCCGAAAGGGTGAGATATTAGGCCTTGTAGGAGAATCAGGATGTGGTAAATCGACTGCCGGAAGAACGATACTAAACCTGTTAGAGCCTACGGGGGGGAAGGTTACTTTTGAAGGGGAAGTGCTCTACGATGTAGAAAAGAAGCAAAAGATTACTGCAAATCGTATGCGGCAGATGCGCAAGGATATGCAGATTGTATTTCAAGACCCTTATGCTTCTCTGGATCCTAGAATGAACATTGGTACCATACTGACGGAGGGCGTTTTAAAACATAAATTGTATCAGAAAAAAGAAGCCCTTGATAAGGCGAAAGAGTTACTGGAAATCTGCGGTCTTTCCGCTTCGGCGGTTCACAAGTATCCTCACGAATTCAGCGGCGGGCAACGCCAGCGAATCGGAATTGCAAGAGCCTTGGCTTTAAACCCCAAACTAATTGTCGGAGATGAATTAATTGCTGCATTAGATGTTAGTATTCAATCACAGATACTAACGCTCTTTCAGGAAATGATAGAAAAATTCAGTCTGACTACTTTATTCATTTCTCATGATTTAAGTGTTGTCCGGTATTTTTGTGATAGAATATGTGTTATGTACCTAGGCTCTGTGGTAGAAATCGGAACCAGCGAGCAGTTGTTTTCACAGCCACTTCACCCTTATACCCAGGCACTTTTATCAGCAATACCAAAGACATCTCCTAAGGATAATAAAGATCGGATTATTCTGACAGGTGAAGTACCAACAGCAGCGAATCCCCCAAAGGGATGTAAATTTCATACCAGATGTCAGTACGCAACAAAACGCTGTAAACAGGAGGTGCCTCAGGCAATTGAAGCAGAACCGGGGCATGTGGTTAATTGTCATCTGGTAGAAAAAAGAACCGGAGCTGATTATTTATAGAACATAGTATAGATTTAGGCTGTTTCGCAATTGATTAAGTGTGATTAGGGTGTCAAAAGCCCTGATTATTATATAGAACCAGCAATTTGCACAAAGTCAAAATACTTATGTTTCAATTTCATAGGCACATTCGTTCTTTTGCTTTGTGCAAATTGCTGCTATATTTTTTCTAAGAGGGCTTTTGACACCCTAATTCTAAGTATAAGTTGACAGAAGGGAGAATAAGCAGTATGAGTGAGAACATAGATAAGATACAACAAAAAATGATTGATATTATAGATGAGAACCGGGAAGAAATAATTGATTTTGCAAGAGATATCTATAACCATGGAGAACTTGGATATAAAGAGTTTAAGACGGCTGAAAAATTTGCAGCATTTTTAAGGAAGCTAAAGGTAAGGGTGCAGGAAGGTCTTGCCATCACCGGAGTAAAAGGATACCTAAATGAAGAGAAGAAAAAAAACATAAGCCTGGCTTTAATCGGAGAACTGGACGCTTTAAGAATTCCAAACCACTGCCATGCCAATCCAGAAACGAATGCAGCCCATTGCTGCGGTCATCATTGCCAGCTAGCAGGAGTAATAGGTGCAGCCATTGCCCTTACCGATGCAGAAGTAGCTGCTTCCCTTGACGGCCAGGTGGTTTTTTATGCTGTACCTTCTGAGGAATATGGTGAGATTGAATTTAAAAACCGTCTGAAGGAAGAGGGTAAAATCAGATATGGCGGAGGAAAGAGTGAATTAATCCGCATGGGTGCTTTTGATGATATTGATGTAAGCATTGCACATCACACGGGACTTGATCCTATATCCGTCGGCGGCGGGACAGGTAACGGTTTTGTGTCAAAGGTAATCCGTTATAATGGAAAGGCGGCACATGCAGCGGGATCACCACATCTTGGAATCAATGCCTTAAATGCAGCATCAATAGGATTATCTGCTCTTGCCTTCCACAGGGAAACCTTTCAGGATAAAGATTGTGTCAGAATCCATCCAATAATTACAAAAGGCGGCGACCTGGTAAATGTAGTTCCTGATGAAGTGGTAATAGAAACCTTAGTCCGTGCCTCCAATGTAGAGGCAATTACGGATGCCTCTGTGAAGACAGATCGTGCCTTTTTAGCAGGTGCTTTGGCACTTGGTGCAGAGGTTGAAATTGAAACCATGCCGGGATATCTACCTACGATTGCAGAAGAAGCGAACCCACAGGTATTAGAGGCAGCTAAGTTGGCAGCCGGAGACAAGTATCCGGTGAAGGCAGCCGATACGAAAAACCATAGCGGCGGTTCGACAGATTTAGGGGATTTAGAGCATTTACAACCGGTTTTATCGTTCCGTACCGGAGGTATGAAAGATCGTCTCCATTCTGTGGACTTTGATATACTCGATGAAGAATTAGCATATGTGACAACTGCTAAAATTTTTGCTCTTAGTGCATATAACCTTCTTAAAAACAAAGCAGCAGAAGCAAAAAAAGTAAAAGCTGATTATAAGCCGGTATTTACCATGGAAGAATATCTGGCATACATGGAAAGCTTTATACAAAAAGAAACCTATAAACCGGAGGTTTAATATTTCATTGCAGAAAATAGCCACAGGTTATAAAACAATACCATAGCTTTATTTCAGTATCTGTCATGAATAAAACGTACTGCTTAATAAAATACTATTTGAAAAGTATGATAAGCAGGAAGGAAAAATTAATGGAACGTATAAGGATGATTATTGAAAATTTGGAAGAGAAGGAAACGCAGGATAAAGTGAGGAGTCAGTTAGAGAATGTAATTGGTGTTAAGAGGGTAGATTTAAGTGCCGGACAAAATTATGTTGATATAAACATGAGTGAGGAAACTTCCTCTGCTGAGATTCATAATCATTTGCAGAACAATGGTT
The nucleotide sequence above comes from Anaerocolumna cellulosilytica. Encoded proteins:
- a CDS encoding ABC transporter ATP-binding protein; the protein is MSDTILKVENLVTKFKSSGKTVTAINGVDFSIERGKVLGIVGESGCGKSVTSLSIMGLLDRKRTEISGNINYQGDNLLQYNDKQMQKIRGNRISMIFQEPMTALNPIFTIGFQLKEVLALHKGIKNKKEAKQISLEMLQQVGIPRPEKVLEEYPHQLSGGMRQRVMIAMSLLCNPELLIADEPTTALDVTIQAQVLELITGLKNQFNMGVLFITHDLGVIAEMADEVLVMYAGKVVEQAPVQELFDNPLHPYTRGLLSSRAVLFHKGEKLHCIPGKVPGLTDMPIGCAFHPRCNSVCDECRAKVPELKEVSHRHFVRCFPVQKGDLGYGI
- a CDS encoding ABC transporter ATP-binding protein; the protein is MEYKQAEEKPLLEVAGLKKYFPIYKGILAKKTGDIKAVDDISFHIRKGEILGLVGESGCGKSTAGRTILNLLEPTGGKVTFEGEVLYDVEKKQKITANRMRQMRKDMQIVFQDPYASLDPRMNIGTILTEGVLKHKLYQKKEALDKAKELLEICGLSASAVHKYPHEFSGGQRQRIGIARALALNPKLIVGDELIAALDVSIQSQILTLFQEMIEKFSLTTLFISHDLSVVRYFCDRICVMYLGSVVEIGTSEQLFSQPLHPYTQALLSAIPKTSPKDNKDRIILTGEVPTAANPPKGCKFHTRCQYATKRCKQEVPQAIEAEPGHVVNCHLVEKRTGADYL
- a CDS encoding amidohydrolase, with translation MSENIDKIQQKMIDIIDENREEIIDFARDIYNHGELGYKEFKTAEKFAAFLRKLKVRVQEGLAITGVKGYLNEEKKKNISLALIGELDALRIPNHCHANPETNAAHCCGHHCQLAGVIGAAIALTDAEVAASLDGQVVFYAVPSEEYGEIEFKNRLKEEGKIRYGGGKSELIRMGAFDDIDVSIAHHTGLDPISVGGGTGNGFVSKVIRYNGKAAHAAGSPHLGINALNAASIGLSALAFHRETFQDKDCVRIHPIITKGGDLVNVVPDEVVIETLVRASNVEAITDASVKTDRAFLAGALALGAEVEIETMPGYLPTIAEEANPQVLEAAKLAAGDKYPVKAADTKNHSGGSTDLGDLEHLQPVLSFRTGGMKDRLHSVDFDILDEELAYVTTAKIFALSAYNLLKNKAAEAKKVKADYKPVFTMEEYLAYMESFIQKETYKPEV